The following proteins come from a genomic window of Myroides odoratus DSM 2801:
- a CDS encoding DMT family transporter — protein MKTTVTATASNGWMNGLIGVLLFSGSMPATKVAVLSLDPVFVTLVRALIAAILAALFLFYTKATWPSKQESQSLLLVSAGAVIGFPLLSSLALQHMTAARSLVFVGTLPLSTAIFAVLRGKERPKPLFWLFAFLGSTLVVGFAYMQHATSSLTGDLLMLAAIVLCGLAYAEGAVLTKTMGGSQVISWAIIFALPVLVPTFFFFIPASLETIQIDTWVSLLYLGTMSMFTGFIFWYKGLAQGGIATVGQLQLLQPFFGLALAAFFLKEYISIGMIGVTLGVVLCVAASKKFA, from the coding sequence ATGAAAACAACAGTAACTGCCACTGCTTCGAATGGATGGATGAACGGATTAATTGGCGTACTTTTATTTAGTGGATCCATGCCTGCAACAAAAGTTGCTGTATTGAGCTTAGATCCCGTTTTTGTAACCCTTGTACGCGCATTAATCGCTGCTATACTTGCTGCGCTTTTCTTGTTCTATACAAAAGCAACTTGGCCAAGCAAGCAAGAATCACAATCGCTTTTATTGGTATCTGCAGGTGCAGTTATCGGTTTTCCTCTTTTATCCTCTTTGGCTTTACAACATATGACCGCAGCGAGGTCTTTAGTTTTTGTGGGAACCTTGCCTTTGAGTACCGCTATTTTTGCGGTCTTACGAGGAAAAGAACGCCCTAAACCTTTATTCTGGCTTTTTGCTTTTTTGGGTAGTACACTCGTAGTAGGATTTGCTTATATGCAACATGCAACAAGTTCCTTGACGGGGGATTTATTAATGCTCGCTGCTATTGTGTTATGCGGATTAGCTTATGCAGAAGGAGCGGTACTGACTAAAACCATGGGAGGAAGTCAAGTGATCTCTTGGGCAATTATTTTTGCTTTACCTGTGTTGGTTCCTACTTTTTTCTTCTTTATTCCAGCTTCTCTAGAAACCATACAAATAGACACTTGGGTAAGTTTACTTTATCTAGGGACAATGAGCATGTTTACTGGGTTCATTTTTTGGTATAAAGGACTCGCACAAGGGGGAATTGCAACAGTAGGACAATTGCAACTATTACAGCCCTTTTTCGGTTTAGCTTTAGCTGCCTTTTTCTTAAAAGAATATATCTCAATTGGGATGATTGGCGTTACCTTAGGAGTCGTTT